Proteins co-encoded in one Gemmatimonadaceae bacterium genomic window:
- a CDS encoding cytochrome c3 family protein: MLALLVAGCQRESSNLETRRRAAQDVENRRQSTKEVEVDTTSLVTPVGGDSLIGTARGLGGEATLRSECAACHEGVHKAPLGRAPEVSLTCLGCHDTSHQVEQSFYAGLVRGARIHPDTMFVTRVSCAGCHNDSTFAAPHGPQRLAAMDRMCTSCHGRRFSGMLARWRTGVEWRSRAVAGYVSQAAGDARLAGDAARSRVRGARQAVDLLQLAGPVHNVRGADQLFRAALDSTASAYARAGVAAPARPALGPSPATNGCVSCHYGVETARKTVFDESFDHATHLVRSAVACKECHSNYNYFAGGGTSSPSVDRDVDARHGKTTLTKASCESCHHAPTTKVECTACHATDARLKQPIRVTMALTLQPEKAPRSRAVAFQHSQHEKTTCAQCHTTPGAVKEVSSCASCHADHHKEKASGCAQCHGNTMLADHKMDTHYKCVSCHVRETVARLLPDRAFCLSCHVKQVTHEPGRECAPCHLRQSPTEVRRRILAAPVTPPGKR, translated from the coding sequence ATGCTTGCCCTGCTCGTGGCCGGTTGCCAGCGCGAGTCGTCGAATCTCGAGACGCGTCGGCGAGCGGCACAGGACGTCGAGAACCGGCGCCAGTCCACGAAGGAGGTGGAGGTCGACACCACATCGTTAGTCACACCGGTGGGTGGCGACTCGCTCATCGGCACGGCACGCGGCCTTGGCGGCGAGGCAACGCTTCGGTCGGAATGCGCTGCCTGCCATGAGGGCGTGCACAAGGCGCCGCTGGGGCGCGCCCCCGAGGTGTCGCTGACCTGCCTCGGGTGCCACGACACGTCTCACCAGGTGGAACAGTCGTTCTATGCGGGGCTGGTGCGGGGGGCGCGCATCCATCCCGACACGATGTTCGTCACGCGCGTGTCGTGCGCCGGGTGCCACAACGACTCGACGTTCGCGGCGCCGCATGGCCCGCAGCGTCTGGCCGCGATGGACCGCATGTGTACGAGCTGTCACGGACGCCGGTTCAGCGGGATGCTGGCGCGCTGGCGCACCGGCGTCGAGTGGCGTTCGCGCGCGGTGGCGGGCTATGTCTCGCAAGCGGCCGGCGACGCCCGACTGGCCGGCGATGCGGCGCGTTCGCGCGTGCGCGGGGCGCGGCAGGCGGTGGACCTGTTGCAGCTCGCGGGACCGGTGCACAACGTGCGAGGTGCCGACCAACTGTTTCGTGCGGCACTGGACAGCACGGCCTCGGCGTATGCACGCGCGGGAGTTGCCGCACCGGCCCGCCCGGCACTGGGTCCGAGCCCGGCCACCAACGGCTGCGTCAGTTGCCACTACGGTGTGGAGACGGCGCGGAAGACCGTCTTCGACGAGTCGTTCGACCACGCCACGCACCTGGTGCGATCGGCGGTGGCGTGCAAGGAGTGCCACAGCAACTACAACTACTTCGCCGGTGGCGGAACCTCGTCACCCTCGGTGGATCGCGATGTCGATGCGCGACATGGGAAGACGACGCTGACCAAGGCGTCGTGCGAGAGCTGCCACCACGCCCCCACCACGAAGGTCGAGTGCACCGCGTGCCACGCGACCGATGCACGCCTCAAGCAGCCCATCCGGGTCACGATGGCGCTGACGCTGCAGCCAGAGAAGGCCCCGCGGTCGCGCGCGGTGGCGTTCCAGCATTCGCAGCACGAGAAGACGACGTGCGCCCAGTGTCACACGACGCCCGGCGCGGTGAAGGAGGTGTCGAGTTGCGCGTCGTGCCACGCCGATCACCACAAGGAAAAGGCGAGCGGATGCGCGCAGTGCCACGGCAACACGATGCTCGCGGATCACAAGATGGACACGCACTACAAGTGCGTGAGTTGCCATGTGCGCGAGACGGTGGCGCGCCTGCTCCCCGACCGCGCCTTCTGCCTGAGCTGCCACGTGAAGCAGGTGACGCACGAGCCCGGACGCGAATGCGCCCCGTGCCACCTGCGCCAGTCGCCGACCGAGGTGAGGCGCCGCATCCTGGCCGCACCGGTAACGCCGCCGGGCAAGAGGTAG
- a CDS encoding cytochrome b/b6 domain-containing protein encodes MSDPTMGRAVAALPDETPLASSDRGEGPYLRRFSPLERVTHAMMLTSFFGLIITGLPLHFSQAAWASTLIGFLGGVRSAGLIHRFCGIVTFAYFFLHIGMLVSRFLKAEDKKAFFTGPRTMVPRMKDFEDVVGMFKWFVGAGPRPKFDRYSYMEKFDYWAVFWGIAIIGGSGLLLWFPTFFSKVLPGWIFNVATIVHGDEALLAMGFIFTIHFFNSNLRPEKFPIDVVMFTGRARAEYMQEEHPLEYERELQEGRLESLQVAPPSETAYRIAVVLGLLAILTGLTLTGLVLYAVLQ; translated from the coding sequence ATGAGCGATCCAACGATGGGAAGGGCCGTGGCCGCGCTGCCTGACGAGACGCCGCTCGCCTCGTCCGATCGAGGGGAGGGGCCGTACCTGCGGCGCTTCTCGCCGCTGGAACGCGTCACGCACGCGATGATGCTGACGTCGTTCTTCGGCCTCATCATCACCGGACTCCCGCTGCATTTCTCGCAAGCCGCCTGGGCCTCGACGTTGATCGGCTTCCTGGGGGGCGTGCGCTCCGCGGGGCTCATTCACCGATTCTGCGGCATCGTCACCTTCGCCTACTTCTTCCTGCACATCGGGATGCTGGTGTCGCGCTTCCTCAAGGCGGAGGACAAGAAGGCGTTCTTCACCGGGCCCCGCACGATGGTGCCGAGGATGAAGGACTTCGAGGATGTCGTGGGGATGTTCAAGTGGTTCGTGGGAGCGGGGCCGCGCCCGAAGTTCGATCGCTACTCCTACATGGAGAAGTTCGACTACTGGGCGGTGTTCTGGGGTATCGCGATCATCGGCGGCTCCGGGCTCCTCCTCTGGTTCCCGACCTTCTTCTCGAAGGTGCTGCCAGGGTGGATCTTCAACGTTGCCACCATCGTCCATGGTGACGAGGCGCTGCTGGCGATGGGCTTCATCTTCACGATCCATTTCTTCAACTCGAACCTGCGCCCCGAGAAGTTCCCCATCGATGTCGTGATGTTCACGGGTCGGGCGCGCGCCGAGTACATGCAGGAGGAGCACCCGCTGGAGTACGAGCGCGAGTTGCAGGAAGGGCGTCTCGAGTCGCTGCAGGTCGCCCCGCCGTCCGAGACCGCGTATCGCATTGCGGTGGTGCTTGGGCTGCTGGCGATCCTGACCGGGTTGACGCTGACGGGACTCGTCCTGTACGCGGTGCTGCAATGA
- a CDS encoding cytochrome c3 family protein, with translation MRALLRVVGARLRLTLSRRAGITGLASLAVVAALAIFVVTSAGWALGGARDVEEKRFPHAKHARLFPECETCHEGVTTGDSATRFPTAVSCEDCHDGTRQKRVDWNGPAVAPSNLNFSHPNHARAAEKETPVLECRTCHGISGGDTFMAVARATPELCIGCHSHKASGHLADDAPCARCHAPLTRATRLSDSAVAAIPIPEGHNRADFLAQHAPRSPEDGQRCATCHARQSCARCHPNAKETAQVASLESDARVARVLRGRAPRYFKPRSHEAGDYLLSHGDSASQLPASCANCHAQPSCRTCHTARSAAKVLARLAGPDADGAAGVRLQVVPLEPGAAASGAMAFPHTPRSAMAPNAAEAAPLAIPHVARQVAGNPLLVVPDTVVRQVRVHPPDFVEKHGPTAASGRLNCQGCHEERTCTSCHNGGSRRRFHAFNFVSRHAASAVGRERDCASCHTTETFCRECHRGQGMEARGTRSVAYHDRQPLWLQQHGQAARQEMQTCATCHQQRDCMQCHSNIGLRVNPHGPGFDAERMAKRNRQMCLMCHISDPLRRSP, from the coding sequence ATGAGAGCCCTGCTTCGCGTCGTTGGTGCGCGCCTGCGACTCACCCTGTCGCGACGCGCCGGCATCACGGGACTTGCGTCGCTGGCCGTGGTGGCGGCGCTCGCGATCTTCGTGGTGACGAGTGCCGGGTGGGCACTGGGGGGCGCGCGCGACGTGGAGGAGAAGCGCTTCCCGCACGCCAAGCATGCGCGCCTCTTCCCCGAGTGCGAAACCTGTCACGAAGGCGTGACGACGGGCGACTCGGCGACGCGCTTTCCGACGGCGGTGTCGTGCGAGGACTGTCATGACGGCACACGACAGAAGCGCGTGGACTGGAACGGGCCCGCCGTGGCGCCGTCGAACCTGAACTTCTCGCATCCGAATCACGCGCGTGCGGCGGAGAAGGAGACGCCGGTACTCGAGTGCCGCACGTGTCACGGCATCAGCGGCGGTGACACCTTCATGGCGGTGGCGCGCGCCACGCCGGAGCTGTGCATCGGTTGTCATTCGCACAAGGCATCGGGCCACCTGGCCGACGACGCGCCCTGCGCGCGCTGTCACGCGCCGCTCACCCGCGCCACTCGCCTGTCCGACTCGGCTGTGGCGGCGATTCCGATACCGGAGGGGCACAACCGCGCCGACTTCCTGGCGCAGCACGCACCGCGGTCGCCCGAGGATGGGCAGCGGTGCGCGACGTGTCACGCGCGCCAGAGTTGTGCACGCTGCCATCCGAACGCGAAGGAGACGGCGCAGGTGGCGTCGCTGGAGAGTGATGCGCGCGTGGCGCGCGTGCTGCGCGGGCGAGCGCCCAGGTACTTCAAGCCCAGGTCGCACGAGGCGGGTGACTACCTCCTGTCGCACGGCGATTCGGCCAGCCAACTGCCCGCGAGCTGCGCGAACTGTCATGCGCAGCCGAGCTGCCGCACGTGTCACACGGCGCGCTCGGCGGCGAAGGTCCTGGCGCGCCTGGCGGGCCCCGACGCCGACGGCGCGGCGGGTGTGCGGCTGCAAGTGGTGCCGCTGGAACCGGGAGCGGCGGCGAGTGGTGCCATGGCCTTCCCGCACACGCCGCGCAGCGCGATGGCGCCTAACGCCGCCGAGGCGGCGCCGCTGGCGATTCCGCACGTGGCGCGGCAGGTGGCGGGGAACCCGCTCCTCGTCGTTCCCGACACCGTGGTGCGTCAGGTGCGCGTGCATCCGCCTGACTTCGTGGAGAAGCACGGTCCAACGGCGGCCAGCGGACGGTTGAACTGCCAGGGGTGCCATGAGGAACGCACCTGCACGAGCTGTCACAACGGGGGGAGCCGCCGGCGCTTCCACGCCTTCAACTTCGTGAGCCGTCACGCCGCGAGCGCGGTCGGGCGCGAGCGCGATTGTGCCTCGTGCCACACCACCGAGACCTTCTGTCGCGAGTGCCATCGTGGACAGGGGATGGAGGCGCGCGGGACGCGCAGCGTGGCCTATCACGACCGGCAGCCGCTCTGGCTGCAGCAGCACGGGCAGGCGGCGCGGCAGGAAATGCAGACCTGCGCCACCTGTCACCAGCAGCGCGACTGCATGCAGTGCCACTCCAACATCGGGCTGCGGGTGAACCCGCATGGCCCGGGCTTTGACGCCGAGCGCATGGCGAAGCGGAATCGCCAGATGTGCCTGATGTGTCACATCTCCGACCCGTTGCGCCGCTCGCCGTGA
- a CDS encoding ABC transporter permease, whose protein sequence is MSRNTTLAEPRDAGAVEHERQVPSLGGFNLVALSLEIRRVLRNKRTLWFIVAFPSIFFFIFRQSSSRAAAAGGGSPSASMMAYLLISMAVYGAMVGTTSGGAAVALERSLGWSRQLRLTPLRPTAYVAMKVLTAMSLGGLAIISAFAVGLLSGVQMEPRVWILSGLAAWGCSLVFAAFGLFMGFLLPSENVMQFVGPVLALMAMFGGIFIPIATMPPTMQTVARFTPVYGVGVLARAPLVGGDTGGAVLGVVVWTLVFALGAALLFRRDTARV, encoded by the coding sequence ATGAGCCGCAACACGACACTGGCCGAGCCGCGCGATGCGGGAGCCGTCGAGCACGAGCGGCAGGTGCCGTCCCTGGGCGGCTTCAACCTCGTGGCGCTGTCGCTGGAGATTCGCCGCGTGCTGCGCAACAAGCGCACGCTGTGGTTCATCGTCGCCTTCCCGAGCATCTTCTTCTTCATCTTCCGGCAGTCGTCGAGCCGCGCGGCGGCGGCTGGCGGCGGCTCGCCGTCGGCGTCGATGATGGCGTACCTCCTCATCAGCATGGCGGTGTACGGTGCCATGGTGGGGACGACGTCTGGCGGCGCGGCGGTCGCCCTCGAGCGCAGCCTGGGGTGGAGCCGCCAGCTGCGCCTCACGCCGCTGCGCCCGACCGCCTACGTGGCGATGAAGGTGCTCACCGCGATGTCGCTGGGTGGGCTGGCGATCATCTCCGCCTTTGCGGTGGGGTTGCTGAGCGGTGTGCAGATGGAGCCGCGCGTCTGGATCCTGTCGGGGCTGGCGGCATGGGGGTGCTCGCTGGTGTTCGCGGCGTTCGGCCTCTTCATGGGGTTCCTGCTCCCGTCCGAGAACGTGATGCAGTTCGTGGGGCCGGTGCTGGCGCTCATGGCGATGTTCGGCGGGATCTTCATTCCCATCGCCACCATGCCGCCTACCATGCAGACGGTGGCCCGGTTCACGCCGGTATATGGAGTGGGGGTGCTGGCGCGCGCGCCGTTGGTGGGGGGCGATACCGGTGGGGCGGTGCTGGGGGTGGTGGTGTGGACGCTGGTCTTCGCGCTGGGCGCGGCGCTCCTCTTTCGGCGGGACACGGCGCGCGTGTAG
- a CDS encoding ABC transporter ATP-binding protein gives MLAIDLAGLTKRYGAVTAVDDLSLGVDSGEIVAFLGPNGAGKTTTIDMLLGLARPDAGTVRVYGRSPEEAVARGEVSAVMQSGGLLKDFTVRETVRYSASLHAHARSVDEVLERAGIEGVAERLVGKCSGGEQQRLRFAMALLSDPRLLVLDEPTTGMDVEGRRDFWRSIRDDASRGRTVLFATHYLDEADAYADRIVLIRQGRIVADGSTAEIKNLASGRVVRAALPGAEITALQALVGVNSVEQRGDRVLVQCSDSDVVARYLLTQTAARDLEISSKNLEEAFVALTADDRGRPTGGG, from the coding sequence GTGCTCGCGATCGACTTGGCAGGACTCACCAAACGGTACGGCGCCGTCACCGCGGTGGACGACCTCTCGCTCGGCGTCGATTCGGGGGAGATCGTGGCCTTTCTGGGGCCGAACGGGGCGGGGAAGACGACGACGATCGACATGCTGCTTGGCCTGGCCCGCCCTGACGCGGGGACGGTGCGAGTGTATGGGCGTTCGCCGGAGGAAGCGGTGGCGCGGGGCGAGGTGTCGGCGGTGATGCAGTCGGGCGGGCTGCTCAAGGACTTCACGGTGCGAGAGACGGTGCGCTACTCCGCCTCGTTGCACGCCCACGCGCGTTCCGTGGACGAGGTGCTGGAGCGCGCGGGGATCGAAGGGGTGGCCGAGCGGTTGGTGGGGAAGTGTTCGGGGGGCGAGCAGCAGCGGCTTCGGTTCGCGATGGCGCTCCTGTCCGATCCGCGCCTCCTGGTGCTCGACGAGCCGACGACGGGGATGGATGTGGAGGGGCGGCGCGACTTCTGGCGGTCGATTCGCGATGATGCATCGCGCGGGCGCACGGTCCTCTTCGCCACGCACTACCTGGATGAAGCCGACGCCTACGCCGACCGCATCGTGCTGATCCGTCAGGGGCGCATTGTGGCTGACGGCTCGACGGCGGAGATCAAGAACCTGGCGTCGGGGCGGGTGGTGCGGGCCGCGCTTCCCGGCGCCGAGATCACGGCGCTGCAAGCGCTCGTTGGGGTGAATAGCGTCGAGCAGCGCGGCGATCGCGTCCTGGTGCAGTGCAGCGACTCGGACGTGGTGGCGCGCTACCTCCTGACGCAGACCGCGGCGCGCGACCTGGAGATCTCGTCGAAGAATCTCGAGGAAGCCTTCGTGGCGCTCACCGCGGACGATCGCGGCAGGCCGACGGGAGGGGGGTGA
- a CDS encoding nucleotidyl transferase AbiEii/AbiGii toxin family protein gives MVRLEAGAKSALDPHEQRSVRPYIADEVPNEDFDVAGVTAIEPKRTLWDKIVIAHGLRRWHERRGNLRQEGHRVSRHYYDLRCLLHSEIGPGTLADRALGEDCVRHARLFFDRPDFDLASARQGSFAIAPHAGMIDALRRDYDLMSAMIFGTPPAFADILESLEEIEVRVNAG, from the coding sequence GTGGTCCGACTCGAGGCGGGCGCGAAGTCCGCGCTCGACCCACACGAGCAGCGATCAGTTCGCCCGTATATCGCCGACGAGGTACCTAACGAGGATTTCGACGTTGCCGGCGTGACCGCGATCGAGCCCAAGCGCACGCTGTGGGACAAGATCGTGATCGCGCACGGTTTGCGACGCTGGCACGAGCGCCGCGGCAATCTCCGGCAGGAGGGCCATCGCGTGTCGCGGCATTACTATGACCTTCGCTGCCTCCTGCACTCCGAGATCGGTCCCGGAACGCTGGCGGACCGGGCACTCGGGGAGGACTGTGTGCGTCACGCCCGACTGTTCTTCGACCGCCCAGACTTCGATCTCGCGTCCGCCCGGCAGGGATCGTTCGCGATCGCGCCACACGCTGGGATGATCGACGCGTTGCGGCGCGACTACGACCTGATGTCAGCGATGATCTTCGGCACCCCGCCGGCTTTCGCAGATATTCTCGAGTCGCTCGAGGAGATTGAGGTGCGAGTGAACGCTGGTTGA
- a CDS encoding nucleotidyl transferase AbiEii/AbiGii toxin family protein, which produces MSAESYRRVIAASSRDRRDLFLATAQRLGTPVGNIEKDFWVCWTLGELYHDMPAESPRLLFKGGTSLSKAYGLIQRFSEDIDVTVFRDDLGQSATVEALGAMTGKRRQAKLDAIRDACRAYVSGPLKEVLTVRIGDATRGKGRVDVDAADPNGQSLLLWYPTVEGSTDP; this is translated from the coding sequence GTGAGCGCCGAGTCGTACCGCCGGGTGATAGCGGCATCGTCGCGTGACCGCCGCGACCTGTTTCTCGCCACCGCTCAGCGGCTCGGGACGCCGGTTGGGAATATCGAGAAGGACTTCTGGGTTTGCTGGACGCTCGGCGAGCTGTATCACGACATGCCAGCCGAGAGTCCGCGTCTGCTCTTCAAGGGCGGCACGTCGCTCTCCAAGGCGTACGGGTTGATTCAGCGATTCTCCGAGGACATCGACGTCACCGTCTTTCGCGATGACCTCGGTCAGTCGGCGACCGTGGAAGCGCTCGGGGCGATGACGGGCAAGCGACGTCAGGCCAAGCTGGACGCGATCCGCGACGCGTGCCGCGCATACGTCTCGGGACCGCTGAAGGAGGTACTGACGGTTCGCATTGGTGATGCCACGCGCGGAAAAGGGCGCGTCGACGTCGACGCAGCAGATCCGAACGGACAGAGCCTTCTGCTGTGGTATCCGACCGTGGAGGGGTCGACGGACCCATGA
- a CDS encoding MCP four helix bundle domain-containing protein, with amino-acid sequence MTWFHDLRIRAKLLLGFGSVLTLLLIVGVVASFGMRKLRIADEELYDRMTVPLAQSGDAINYLQRVRVNLREAVYAESPRAAAPFLEKVAAYPILVDSLLKEYEKSITTDAGRQAFAAFAADLRTFRGKRDQLVKLINAGNTAAAIAYLGSDVRETEEKLLVSMKAMQDQKIARAAEVKAGNEVLSKRMSWIIDLSVAFGIALGLAIALYIAANIGKVLALMVERANRLQSVCISNLGQALDALAAGKLDVKPEYGTSPLNITSKDELGELARSVDGIIATSVDSIRSYEKAADTMQGLIAETNQLVAAAQAGQLSRRAAGEKYQGGYRQLVDGVNGMLDAITAPIAESSAVLGRIAERDLTAQMTGHYSGDFDRIRSAVNLAVTNLQRALGDVSASATQVSSASEEISAAAQSLAEGASEQASSLEEVAASLHEVSATAKNSAERAQSARSVTEEARQQAAEGLQEMKQLEAAVNRIKSSAHESAKIIKTIDEIAFQTNLLALNAAVEAARAGDAGRGFAVVAEEVRNLAMRAAEAARNTTDLIAESVRNADDGVALNARALKQFSTIAQHVESAGEAMSEIAAGSDQQALGIDQISTAVEQINIVTQRAAANAEESSATSIELAGQSTHLQELVGQFKLDANARYETRAADPGAGALDMPGRRPMGRRQLAGV; translated from the coding sequence ATGACCTGGTTCCACGACCTCCGCATTCGTGCCAAGCTCCTGTTGGGCTTCGGCTCCGTTCTCACCCTCCTCCTCATTGTCGGTGTCGTCGCCTCGTTCGGCATGCGCAAGCTCCGCATTGCCGACGAGGAACTCTACGACCGAATGACGGTCCCGCTCGCCCAGTCTGGCGATGCGATCAACTATCTGCAGCGCGTTCGCGTGAACCTCCGCGAAGCGGTCTACGCCGAGTCGCCGCGCGCCGCGGCCCCCTTCCTCGAGAAAGTGGCCGCGTACCCCATCCTCGTCGATTCGCTCCTCAAGGAGTACGAGAAGTCGATTACCACCGACGCGGGGCGCCAGGCGTTCGCTGCCTTCGCCGCCGACCTCCGCACCTTCCGCGGCAAGCGCGACCAGCTCGTGAAGCTGATCAACGCCGGGAACACCGCGGCGGCGATCGCCTATCTCGGGAGCGACGTGCGCGAGACGGAGGAAAAGCTCCTCGTCTCGATGAAGGCAATGCAGGACCAGAAAATTGCCCGTGCCGCCGAAGTGAAGGCCGGCAACGAGGTGCTCAGCAAACGCATGTCGTGGATCATCGACCTCAGCGTTGCCTTCGGGATCGCCCTCGGACTCGCGATCGCGCTCTACATCGCCGCCAACATCGGCAAGGTGCTTGCCCTCATGGTGGAGCGCGCCAATCGCCTGCAGAGCGTTTGCATCTCGAACCTGGGACAGGCCCTCGACGCCCTCGCCGCCGGCAAGCTGGACGTGAAACCCGAGTACGGGACGTCGCCGCTCAACATCACGTCGAAGGACGAACTGGGTGAACTCGCGCGCAGCGTCGACGGGATCATCGCCACGAGCGTCGACTCGATCCGATCGTACGAGAAGGCCGCCGACACGATGCAGGGGCTCATCGCCGAGACCAACCAGCTCGTCGCGGCCGCGCAGGCAGGGCAGCTCTCCCGCCGCGCCGCCGGCGAGAAGTACCAAGGCGGCTATCGCCAGTTAGTCGATGGCGTAAACGGGATGCTCGACGCCATCACCGCCCCCATCGCCGAGTCGTCGGCGGTGCTTGGGCGCATCGCCGAACGAGACCTCACCGCGCAGATGACGGGTCACTACAGCGGCGACTTCGATCGCATCCGCAGCGCCGTGAACCTCGCCGTCACCAACCTGCAGCGCGCCCTGGGCGATGTCTCCGCCTCGGCCACGCAGGTCTCCAGCGCCAGCGAGGAAATCTCGGCGGCGGCGCAGTCGCTGGCGGAAGGAGCCAGCGAGCAGGCGTCGTCGCTCGAGGAGGTCGCCGCCTCGCTCCACGAAGTGTCCGCAACGGCGAAGAACAGCGCCGAGCGCGCGCAGTCGGCCCGCTCGGTCACCGAGGAAGCGCGCCAGCAGGCCGCCGAAGGGTTGCAGGAGATGAAACAGCTCGAGGCCGCGGTGAATCGCATCAAGTCCTCGGCGCACGAGAGCGCGAAGATCATCAAGACGATCGACGAGATCGCCTTCCAGACCAACCTCCTCGCGCTCAACGCCGCCGTCGAGGCCGCGCGCGCCGGCGACGCCGGGCGTGGCTTTGCGGTGGTGGCCGAGGAAGTGCGCAACCTGGCCATGCGCGCCGCCGAAGCCGCGCGCAACACCACCGACCTCATCGCCGAATCGGTGCGCAACGCCGACGATGGCGTGGCGCTCAATGCCCGCGCACTCAAGCAGTTCTCCACCATCGCCCAACACGTGGAAAGCGCCGGCGAGGCGATGAGCGAGATTGCCGCCGGGAGCGACCAGCAGGCGCTCGGCATCGACCAGATCAGCACGGCAGTCGAGCAGATCAACATCGTGACGCAGCGGGCGGCGGCCAACGCGGAGGAGTCGTCGGCCACGTCGATCGAGCTCGCCGGTCAGTCGACGCACCTGCAGGAGCTGGTGGGACAGTTCAAGCTCGACGCCAACGCCCGATACGAAACGCGGGCCGCGGATCCGGGCGCCGGCGCGCTCGACATGCCGGGGCGTCGCCCCATGGGACGCCGGCAGCTGGCCGGTGTGTAG
- a CDS encoding GntR family transcriptional regulator produces the protein MFDRIDPRSPIPLYAQIAGRLRVAVASGELRPGDALPSVRALAAQLRINPATVAQAYRELEQDGTVEMRQGAGTFVSAIPTERKRRERAVAARSLVRDMISDAFRLGINADELRQAFDDALDDATLEPRA, from the coding sequence ATGTTCGATCGCATCGACCCACGCTCTCCCATCCCGCTCTACGCGCAGATTGCCGGCCGCCTGCGCGTTGCCGTGGCATCGGGGGAGTTGCGCCCGGGCGATGCCCTCCCCTCCGTGCGCGCGTTGGCCGCGCAGCTACGCATCAACCCCGCCACCGTCGCGCAGGCATACCGCGAGCTGGAGCAGGACGGCACGGTGGAGATGCGGCAGGGGGCGGGGACCTTCGTCTCGGCCATTCCCACCGAACGCAAGCGCCGTGAGCGCGCCGTGGCGGCGCGCTCGCTGGTGCGTGACATGATCTCGGACGCATTTCGACTCGGCATTAACGCCGATGAACTCCGCCAGGCGTTCGACGACGCCCTGGACGACGCAACGCTGGAGCCACGTGCATGA
- a CDS encoding ABC transporter ATP-binding protein, translating to MTDAICIRSLDYRAGRDFALRDLDLTVRAGSVYGFLGPNGSGKTTTIKLLMGMLPPEDGTIDVLGHRVPHDIVPALARIGYVPERVHLYPMLSVDETMRHHAAFYPRWDSLEAERLRRAFALRDDALVGRLSKGEAGKLMLLLALAVRPELLVLDEPTDGLDPVVRRDVLAAVVDYVASTRATVFISSHLVHEQERICDWVGVLDAGRMVAELPMSEFRAGIKRLRVRGVAAELPVLPFRVMARRTVLGQDEEWVVRDWRADMHGAFGALLPSASLRHVEDLDLEESFVELLSASRATPVVSRNDDEEAA from the coding sequence ATGACCGACGCCATCTGCATTCGTTCGTTGGACTATCGCGCCGGGCGCGACTTTGCGTTGCGCGACCTCGACCTTACCGTGCGCGCCGGCTCGGTCTACGGCTTCCTCGGGCCCAACGGCTCGGGCAAGACGACGACAATCAAGCTCCTCATGGGGATGCTCCCGCCCGAGGATGGGACCATCGATGTGCTGGGGCATCGTGTGCCACACGATATCGTGCCGGCGCTGGCGCGCATTGGCTACGTTCCGGAGCGCGTGCATCTGTACCCGATGCTCTCCGTCGATGAGACGATGCGGCATCACGCCGCCTTCTATCCGCGCTGGGATTCGCTCGAGGCGGAACGGCTGCGCCGGGCCTTCGCGCTGCGCGACGACGCACTCGTCGGCCGGCTCTCCAAGGGCGAAGCCGGGAAGCTGATGCTCCTGCTCGCCCTCGCCGTGCGTCCCGAGCTGCTCGTCCTCGACGAACCGACCGACGGGCTCGACCCCGTCGTGCGGCGGGACGTCCTGGCCGCCGTGGTCGACTATGTCGCCAGCACACGGGCGACTGTTTTCATCTCCAGCCACCTCGTGCACGAGCAGGAGCGGATCTGCGACTGGGTGGGGGTGCTCGATGCGGGGCGGATGGTGGCGGAACTCCCGATGTCCGAGTTCCGCGCCGGGATCAAGCGCCTGCGCGTGCGCGGGGTGGCTGCCGAGTTGCCGGTGTTGCCGTTTCGCGTCATGGCACGGCGCACCGTGTTGGGACAGGACGAGGAGTGGGTGGTGCGCGACTGGCGCGCCGACATGCACGGTGCCTTTGGCGCCCTGCTCCCCTCGGCGTCACTGCGCCATGTCGAGGATCTCGATCTGGAGGAATCGTTCGTGGAGTTGCTGAGTGCCTCGCGCGCCACGCCTGTCGTGAGCCGCAACGACGACGAGGAGGCGGCATGA
- a CDS encoding prolyl oligopeptidase family serine peptidase produces the protein MPLPRHGGPSGAWRQCDYRDIQRGIDALVKRRVADPDKLVQSGWSYSGYMRAWTLTQTNRFKAVMVGAGITNMFSMYSTNDLQTLLEGYFGGEPWDVRQQFERASAMTYIKNARTPALIPHGQADTRVPIGQAQVVP, from the coding sequence ATGCCGCTGCCCAGGCATGGCGGTCCGTCAGGCGCATGGCGGCAGTGCGACTACCGCGACATCCAGCGCGGGATCGACGCGCTGGTGAAGCGCCGCGTCGCCGACCCGGACAAGCTGGTGCAATCCGGGTGGAGCTACAGCGGTTACATGAGGGCGTGGACACTCACGCAAACCAATCGCTTCAAGGCGGTAATGGTGGGCGCCGGGATCACCAACATGTTCTCGATGTACTCCACCAACGACCTGCAGACGCTCCTCGAGGGCTACTTCGGCGGCGAGCCCTGGGACGTGAGGCAGCAGTTCGAGCGCGCGTCGGCGATGACCTACATCAAGAATGCCAGGACGCCGGCGCTCATCCCGCACGGGCAGGCCGACACGCGCGTCCCGATCGGGCAGGCGCAGGTCGTGCCCTGA